Proteins found in one Stigmatella erecta genomic segment:
- a CDS encoding BMP family lipoprotein: MVSRRLSAVYVVLMMLQGCKSPKEPPAVADKTAPVSAPAAAEKPRIGLVLGLGGRGDQAFNDSALRGLELWAGGLKYVGTSYQEASAAERQESLGPELAQRQPPLAPLGITPVLLQSQVAEDYEPNLRLLVEQDVPLAMAVGFMLEGAVEVVAAKSPGTHFLLVDSPLINAKGEAYTLPNVRTVVYRSEEGCFLAGALAGLVAKEGKVGFVGGMEIPLVKQFEAGFRAGVAAVNPKATVVSSYTGSFTNFALGKQVGQDLVAKGMEVIFAAAGVDGLGAIQAVKEARDAGKPVYVMGVDSDQFHLAPKAMLTTVLKRVDLAVYEAVRDQLQGRFQGGSQTLGLKEGGVGLAPVRLDFPGKEEALRKVDELKAKIIAGEIQVPAMGN, translated from the coding sequence ATGGTCTCGCGACGCCTGTCCGCCGTGTATGTTGTCCTGATGATGCTCCAGGGGTGCAAGAGCCCCAAGGAGCCGCCCGCTGTCGCGGACAAGACAGCGCCCGTGTCTGCGCCGGCCGCGGCGGAGAAGCCCCGGATCGGCCTCGTGCTGGGGCTGGGGGGGCGAGGAGACCAGGCGTTCAATGACTCGGCGCTGCGGGGGCTGGAGCTGTGGGCGGGGGGGCTGAAATACGTGGGCACCTCCTACCAGGAGGCCTCGGCGGCGGAGCGCCAGGAGTCGCTGGGGCCCGAGCTGGCCCAGCGCCAGCCGCCCCTCGCGCCGCTGGGCATCACCCCCGTGTTGCTTCAGAGCCAGGTGGCGGAGGACTACGAGCCCAACCTGCGGCTGCTGGTGGAGCAGGACGTGCCGCTGGCGATGGCAGTGGGGTTCATGCTGGAGGGGGCGGTGGAGGTGGTGGCCGCGAAGAGCCCCGGCACGCACTTTCTGCTCGTGGACAGTCCGCTGATCAACGCGAAGGGCGAGGCGTACACGCTGCCCAACGTGCGCACGGTGGTGTACCGCAGCGAGGAGGGGTGCTTCCTGGCGGGGGCGCTGGCGGGGCTCGTGGCGAAGGAGGGGAAGGTGGGCTTCGTGGGCGGCATGGAGATTCCGCTCGTGAAGCAGTTCGAGGCGGGGTTCCGGGCGGGCGTGGCGGCGGTGAACCCGAAGGCCACGGTGGTGTCGAGCTACACGGGGAGCTTCACGAACTTCGCCCTGGGCAAGCAGGTGGGGCAGGACCTGGTGGCGAAGGGGATGGAGGTCATCTTCGCGGCGGCGGGGGTGGACGGGCTGGGGGCGATCCAGGCGGTGAAGGAGGCCCGGGACGCGGGCAAGCCGGTGTACGTGATGGGCGTGGACTCGGATCAGTTCCACCTGGCGCCCAAGGCGATGCTGACCACGGTGCTGAAGCGGGTGGACCTGGCGGTGTACGAGGCGGTGAGGGATCAGCTCCAGGGCCGCTTCCAGGGCGGCAGCCAGACGCTGGGGCTGAAGGAGGGCGGGGTGGGGCTGGCGCCCGTGCGGCTCGACTTCCCGGGCAAGGAGGAGGCGCTGCGGAAGGTGGATGAGTTGAAGGCGAAGATCATCGCCGGGGAGATCCAGGTCCCTGCGATGGGGAATTGA
- a CDS encoding imm11 family protein, which yields MSKRFFRLKEDVHAPGRWHLGDPVNRHGYEIDDPRDFNEGRPVQLKERLSVPIEYAGRPLDFTLTALSVPIVHIKVAALLAERAPYDIQLMPVDVPGHPDQYLIWVATKLIRCIDEKASKVQLWMPEEGLPEKVGQYYAVDHLRIDRMKVGEVQVFRTEGWPLALIVSENIREGLDQMDATGMKFEEV from the coding sequence ATGTCCAAGCGCTTCTTCAGGTTGAAGGAAGATGTCCATGCACCGGGCCGCTGGCATTTGGGAGACCCCGTGAACAGGCATGGATACGAGATTGATGATCCGAGGGATTTCAATGAGGGGCGTCCAGTCCAACTCAAAGAACGCCTGTCGGTCCCCATCGAGTATGCCGGTCGGCCACTGGATTTTACCCTGACGGCTTTGAGCGTTCCCATCGTCCACATCAAGGTGGCGGCTCTACTGGCAGAGCGGGCTCCCTACGACATTCAGTTGATGCCTGTGGATGTCCCTGGGCATCCGGATCAGTACCTCATCTGGGTCGCAACGAAGCTCATCCGCTGCATCGACGAAAAGGCGTCCAAAGTGCAGCTTTGGATGCCGGAGGAAGGGCTGCCCGAAAAGGTGGGACAGTATTATGCCGTCGATCACCTGCGGATCGACCGTATGAAGGTGGGGGAGGTTCAGGTGTTCCGCACCGAAGGCTGGCCCCTGGCCCTCATTGTCTCTGAGAACATCCGGGAAGGTTTGGACCAGATGGACGCAACGGGCATGAAGTTCGAAGAGGTTTGA
- a CDS encoding DUF5953 family protein, with the protein MTIPQDYLLLIAYTAALEEDDHRPLAVARAIEQALPGMRLEWTISDEGLLLPLPQRDAWLAKAAAQGRFPMLCNGDENYLVTVSGSEIPAGLGPEGKPLCDIPAKLPLDAAIIAAAADVLEGVAESARAFWGHATPHGTAVEIARQTSHPVRKPRVPPRGLPALKFPEDIRSPEIPHRLGWLNYWSAATAQFLRFPNISRDSELLTRSRRTASGGWVVQLTDEPLDLDRPAHLNALHCTYERFPEIGGRNHP; encoded by the coding sequence ATGACAATCCCACAGGACTACCTTCTCCTGATCGCCTACACGGCCGCGCTGGAGGAAGACGACCACCGCCCACTCGCTGTAGCGCGTGCCATCGAACAAGCACTCCCCGGCATGCGCCTGGAATGGACGATTTCGGACGAGGGCCTCCTCCTCCCACTGCCACAGCGTGACGCATGGCTTGCCAAGGCAGCGGCCCAGGGACGGTTCCCCATGCTCTGCAACGGCGACGAGAACTACCTCGTCACGGTTTCAGGCTCGGAGATACCTGCTGGACTCGGCCCAGAGGGAAAGCCGCTCTGCGACATCCCTGCGAAACTGCCACTGGATGCAGCCATCATCGCAGCGGCGGCCGATGTCCTGGAAGGCGTGGCAGAAAGCGCTCGCGCCTTCTGGGGACATGCAACGCCGCACGGCACAGCGGTGGAGATCGCACGGCAAACGAGTCACCCCGTGCGGAAACCGCGAGTTCCCCCTCGGGGATTGCCAGCGCTCAAATTCCCGGAGGACATCCGCTCGCCTGAGATTCCGCACCGCCTGGGCTGGCTGAACTACTGGTCGGCCGCGACCGCACAGTTCCTCAGGTTTCCAAATATTTCTCGCGACTCGGAGTTACTCACTCGATCACGGCGCACGGCCTCGGGCGGATGGGTGGTCCAGCTCACGGATGAACCACTCGACTTGGACAGACCCGCCCACCTCAATGCGCTGCACTGCACTTACGAGCGATTTCCGGAGATCGGTGGAAGAAACCATCCTTGA
- a CDS encoding DUF6310 domain-containing protein gives MPVMVEPDPTKQQAPATQPGKSGSHRSPPAPMTSEPRPECIPRIVPHLGGDALHNTCADKVPNNGFPGFDALINGKHFDAIQIRAGMLWEIKTDNFDTYSRALRDIVLGKQVPELRRERELARACGFNFRVGVRSAAHMAALEELEPTLDVVVMDWC, from the coding sequence ATGCCCGTCATGGTGGAGCCAGACCCGACGAAACAACAGGCTCCGGCGACACAGCCCGGGAAGTCTGGCTCCCATCGGTCTCCACCTGCTCCAATGACTTCGGAGCCACGTCCTGAGTGCATCCCCCGGATCGTGCCACACCTGGGCGGAGACGCCTTGCACAACACGTGTGCCGACAAGGTCCCGAACAACGGCTTCCCTGGCTTTGATGCGCTCATCAACGGAAAGCACTTCGATGCTATCCAAATCCGGGCAGGCATGCTCTGGGAGATCAAAACCGACAACTTCGACACCTACTCCCGCGCCCTTCGAGACATTGTGCTGGGAAAGCAGGTACCCGAACTGCGGCGCGAGCGCGAACTGGCGAGAGCTTGCGGATTCAATTTCAGGGTGGGCGTGCGCAGCGCAGCGCATATGGCTGCCCTCGAAGAACTGGAGCCGACGCTCGACGTTGTCGTCATGGACTGGTGCTGA
- a CDS encoding M28 family metallopeptidase produces MISWNASKLLPLAAAVLLGAGVGHAQDSGPIDPARLSQIVKVLASDEFAGRAPGGPGEKKTLDYLISQFKAVGLEPGGENGGWTQKVPLVRFQVKDSVVLKVAAGGQIISWRQGQEVMVNTQRPLKRVKIDQAPLVFVGYGISAAERGWDDFKGVDLKGKIAVFLINDPDFEAQPGEEVRGKFGGLAATYYARWTYKFEEAARRGALGALIIHETPGAGYGWSTVIAGNGQTFDIVRAQPDKEKVLMQGWIQREAAAALFARSGVSLAKLKADARKATFEPVLLKGVSLSTDYRITHTRADSQNVIGRLPGAQRPSESIMYGAHWDAYGLGPADASGDKIRRGAVDDAIGLAGMIEIARAFQQGPKPARSIVFAAWTAEEAGLLGSEYYGAHPLQPLETMVANMTMDILQTAGPSRDVVLVGNGQNELEDALAEAAARQNRTLTPDAKPERGLFYRADHFSLAKRGVPVLLLMGLGGGHDLVNGGREAGDRWVADYTARCYHQPCDAWRADWDLRGAAQDVQLLYEMGRSLASSDRWPQWKPGSEFKAVRDRSSAARK; encoded by the coding sequence ATGATTTCGTGGAATGCTTCAAAGCTGCTTCCCCTGGCCGCCGCCGTCCTGCTGGGCGCGGGCGTGGGGCACGCGCAGGACTCGGGTCCCATCGACCCGGCGCGGCTGTCGCAGATCGTCAAGGTGCTCGCTTCCGATGAGTTCGCGGGCCGTGCGCCGGGCGGACCGGGCGAGAAGAAGACCCTCGATTACCTCATCAGCCAGTTCAAGGCCGTGGGCCTGGAGCCCGGGGGCGAGAACGGAGGCTGGACGCAGAAGGTGCCCCTCGTCCGCTTCCAGGTGAAGGACTCCGTGGTCCTGAAGGTGGCCGCGGGCGGCCAGATCATCTCCTGGCGCCAGGGCCAGGAGGTGATGGTCAACACCCAGCGCCCCCTGAAGCGCGTGAAGATCGACCAGGCCCCGTTGGTGTTCGTCGGCTACGGCATCTCGGCGGCCGAGCGCGGATGGGATGACTTCAAGGGCGTGGACCTGAAGGGGAAGATCGCCGTCTTCCTCATCAATGATCCCGACTTCGAGGCCCAGCCGGGCGAAGAGGTCCGGGGGAAGTTCGGCGGCCTGGCCGCCACCTACTATGCCCGGTGGACCTACAAGTTCGAGGAGGCCGCCCGGCGCGGGGCCCTCGGTGCGTTGATCATCCACGAGACGCCTGGGGCCGGGTACGGCTGGTCCACCGTCATCGCGGGCAACGGCCAGACCTTTGACATCGTCCGGGCCCAGCCCGACAAGGAGAAGGTCCTGATGCAGGGCTGGATTCAGCGCGAGGCCGCCGCCGCGCTGTTCGCCCGCTCCGGCGTGTCCCTCGCGAAGCTCAAGGCCGATGCGCGCAAGGCCACCTTCGAGCCGGTGCTCCTCAAGGGCGTCAGCCTCTCCACCGACTACCGCATCACCCACACGCGTGCCGACAGCCAGAACGTCATCGGCCGCCTGCCCGGCGCGCAGCGCCCCAGCGAATCCATCATGTACGGCGCCCACTGGGACGCCTATGGGCTGGGGCCCGCGGATGCCTCGGGGGACAAGATCCGCCGGGGCGCCGTGGATGACGCCATCGGTCTGGCTGGGATGATCGAGATTGCCCGCGCCTTCCAGCAGGGGCCGAAGCCCGCGCGCTCCATCGTCTTCGCCGCCTGGACCGCCGAGGAGGCGGGCCTGCTCGGCTCGGAGTACTACGGCGCCCATCCCCTCCAGCCCCTGGAGACCATGGTGGCCAACATGACCATGGACATCCTTCAGACCGCGGGGCCCTCGCGCGACGTGGTGCTCGTGGGCAACGGGCAGAATGAACTCGAGGATGCACTGGCCGAGGCGGCCGCGCGGCAGAATCGCACCCTCACGCCCGATGCGAAGCCCGAGCGCGGCCTGTTCTACCGCGCCGACCACTTCTCCCTGGCCAAGCGCGGCGTGCCGGTGCTGCTGCTCATGGGGCTGGGCGGCGGGCATGATCTCGTGAACGGCGGACGCGAGGCCGGGGACCGCTGGGTCGCCGATTACACCGCGCGTTGCTACCACCAGCCCTGCGATGCGTGGCGCGCCGATTGGGACCTGCGGGGCGCCGCCCAGGATGTGCAGCTGCTCTACGAGATGGGCCGCTCGCTGGCTTCCTCGGACCGCTGGCCCCAGTGGAAGCCGGGCTCGGAGTTCAAGGCCGTCCGGGACCGGTCGTCGGCCGCCCGCAAGTGA
- a CDS encoding DUF808 domain-containing protein: MAGSSLLALLDDIATILDDVSVMTKLAAKKTAGVLGDDLALNAQQVTGVKADRELPVVWAVAKGSLVNKAILVPAALAISAVVPWLVTPLLMVGGLFLCFEGVEKLAHKFMHSPEEDEAHRAKLSQALADPQVDLVAMEKEKIKGAVTTDFILSAEIIAITLGVVASEPFTTRVLVLVGVALLMTVGVYGLVAGIVKLDDAGLYLSRRPGSFQQSLGRGILMGAPWLMKGLSVAGTAAMFLVGGGILTHGIAVLHHGIEGMAERAGGVSGIGWLLHALTPPVANAVVGIVAGAVTLAVVLGVKRVLRKG, encoded by the coding sequence TTGGCTGGTTCCAGTCTGCTCGCGCTGCTCGACGACATCGCCACCATCCTCGACGACGTGTCGGTGATGACCAAGCTGGCCGCGAAGAAGACCGCGGGCGTGCTGGGCGACGACCTGGCGCTCAACGCCCAGCAAGTCACGGGCGTCAAGGCTGACCGCGAGCTGCCCGTGGTCTGGGCCGTGGCCAAGGGCTCACTGGTCAACAAGGCCATCCTGGTTCCCGCCGCGCTGGCCATCAGCGCCGTCGTGCCCTGGTTGGTGACGCCGCTGTTGATGGTCGGCGGCCTGTTCCTGTGCTTCGAGGGCGTCGAGAAGCTCGCGCACAAGTTCATGCACAGCCCGGAGGAGGACGAGGCCCATCGCGCGAAGCTCTCCCAGGCGCTGGCCGATCCGCAGGTGGACCTCGTCGCGATGGAGAAGGAGAAGATCAAGGGCGCGGTGACGACCGACTTCATCCTCTCGGCGGAGATCATCGCGATCACGTTGGGCGTCGTGGCCAGCGAGCCCTTCACGACGCGGGTGCTGGTGCTGGTGGGCGTGGCGCTGCTGATGACCGTGGGCGTCTACGGGCTGGTGGCTGGCATCGTGAAGCTCGATGACGCGGGGCTGTACCTGAGCCGGCGGCCGGGGAGCTTCCAGCAGAGCCTGGGCCGGGGCATCCTGATGGGGGCCCCGTGGCTCATGAAGGGCCTGTCGGTGGCGGGCACCGCGGCGATGTTCCTGGTGGGCGGCGGCATCCTCACCCACGGCATCGCGGTGTTGCACCACGGTATCGAAGGGATGGCCGAGCGCGCCGGGGGCGTGTCCGGCATCGGGTGGCTGCTGCATGCGCTCACGCCGCCCGTGGCCAATGCCGTGGTGGGCATCGTGGCGGGCGCGGTGACGCTGGCCGTGGTGCTCGGCGTCAAGCGCGTGCTGCGCAAGGGCTAG
- a CDS encoding MFS transporter, producing MDHAAPRNPLPRSTYRGVVGGLFFLQGLCFATWASRIPSIQQQLSLSEADLGFALLALPAGLMVSLPLSGWLVARVGSARVVVGALFLYGLVLASLGQARSLAQLSGGLFAFGFAGNLVNIAVNTQGVGVEGLYQRSIMASFHGMWSLAGFTAAAVGTVLMGAGVVPALHFVAVMVGVWAVTAVSARFTLKEDAGAKAEGRVFAVPDRPLLVLGVIAFCCMMCEGAMFDWSGVYFQQVVKADPAWVGTGYATFMASMATGRFIADWLTRKLGLRRVFQVSGGLICLGLMLAVGLPHLPTALLGFLLVGFGVSSVVPLVYGAAGRSKTMPAGVALAAVSTIGFLGFLVGPPVIGLLASVSSLRLSFTLIAAMGLCVAILATAKKEDAT from the coding sequence ATGGACCATGCCGCGCCGAGGAACCCGCTGCCCCGGAGCACCTACCGGGGGGTGGTGGGAGGCCTCTTCTTCTTGCAGGGGCTGTGCTTCGCCACGTGGGCGTCCCGAATCCCGAGCATCCAGCAGCAGCTGAGCCTGTCGGAGGCGGACCTGGGCTTCGCGCTGCTGGCGCTGCCCGCGGGGCTGATGGTGTCGCTGCCGCTCTCGGGGTGGCTGGTGGCGCGGGTGGGCAGCGCGCGGGTGGTGGTGGGCGCGCTGTTCCTGTACGGCCTGGTGCTCGCGAGCCTGGGCCAGGCGCGCTCGCTGGCACAGCTGAGCGGGGGGCTGTTCGCGTTCGGGTTCGCGGGCAACCTGGTGAACATCGCGGTGAACACCCAGGGCGTGGGGGTGGAGGGGCTCTACCAGCGCTCCATCATGGCGTCCTTCCACGGCATGTGGAGCCTGGCGGGCTTCACGGCGGCGGCGGTGGGCACGGTGCTGATGGGGGCGGGGGTGGTGCCCGCGCTGCACTTCGTGGCGGTGATGGTGGGCGTGTGGGCGGTGACGGCGGTGAGCGCCCGGTTCACGCTGAAGGAGGACGCGGGCGCGAAGGCGGAGGGCCGGGTGTTCGCCGTGCCGGACCGGCCGCTGCTGGTGCTGGGGGTCATCGCCTTCTGCTGCATGATGTGTGAAGGGGCGATGTTCGACTGGAGCGGGGTGTACTTCCAGCAGGTGGTGAAGGCGGACCCGGCGTGGGTGGGCACGGGCTACGCCACGTTCATGGCCTCGATGGCGACGGGGCGGTTCATCGCGGACTGGCTCACGCGCAAGCTGGGGCTGCGGCGGGTGTTCCAGGTGAGCGGCGGGCTCATCTGCCTGGGGCTGATGCTGGCGGTGGGGCTGCCCCACCTGCCCACGGCGCTGCTGGGCTTCCTGCTGGTGGGCTTCGGCGTCTCGTCGGTGGTGCCGCTGGTATACGGGGCGGCGGGCCGATCGAAGACGATGCCCGCGGGGGTGGCGCTGGCGGCGGTGTCCACCATCGGCTTCCTGGGCTTCCTGGTGGGCCCGCCAGTGATTGGGCTGCTGGCGAGTGTCTCCAGCCTGCGGCTGTCCTTCACGCTGATCGCGGCCATGGGGCTGTGCGTGGCGATCCTCGCCACGGCGAAGAAGGAAGATGCCACCTGA